In the Quercus lobata isolate SW786 chromosome 5, ValleyOak3.0 Primary Assembly, whole genome shotgun sequence genome, one interval contains:
- the LOC115991638 gene encoding G-type lectin S-receptor-like serine/threonine-protein kinase At1g11330 isoform X2 → MELLSKINFLSVFCCLCLNLGVARDTIISPQSIRDPDYIISNGSAFKLGFFSPVNSTNRYLGIWYNRISVFTVVWVANREKPLKDSSGVLTISEDGNLVVLDGQKEILWSSNVTNCVANSNFHLSDSGNLVLRENTRGKIIWESFQHPSNTFLPKMKLSINLRTNQTVPYTSWKSPSDPSIGSFSVGMAPGSIPEAFIWKDGRPYWRSGPWNGQIFIGEPDWNAEYHNGFNLVDDKEGTVYATFDYANVLPLSKFVLNSQGNLVQTYWDDSKEDWKVVGLAPKDECDVYGTCGAFGSCDSQRKPICSCIRGFEPKIIEEWNRGNWTSGCIRRAALQCQRVNNSGEEGKADGFLKLKMFKVPDFMERSYGAKESCRKQCLENCACVAYAHDAGIGCMSWSGNLIDLRKFSIRGSDIYIRLAYSEFNKERYLKVIIRITLIIGVIAISSTACYLWRWTAKKPARKIKSRKSLLLDYLNDVKLNELTVFSLKEVATATNNFHVSNMLGRGGFGSVYKGKLHDGQEIAVKRLSTSSRQGLEEFLNEVVVISKLQHRNLVRLIGYCTEGEEKVLIYEYMPNKSLDVIVFDPLNQRLLDWKKRFNIIEGIGRGLLYLHRDSRMKIIHRDLKAWKLWNDGNSMALIEPAIWDPCFRMEMLRCIHVGLLCVQETARDRPTISTVISMLNSDIMDLPFPKQPAFTERQIASNCEPAQQGQIRISTCNVTLTTIYGR, encoded by the exons ATGGAACTACTTAGCAAGATAAACTTTTTGTCTGTCTTTTGTTGCCTTTGTTTAAACTTAGGCGTTGCTAGAGACACCATTATATCTCCACAATCCATCAGAGACCCAGACTACATAATCTCCAATGGGAGTGCTTTCAAACTGGGATTCTTTAGCCCAGTAAATTCTACTAATCGCTACCTTGGAATATGGTATAATAGAATATCTGTATTCACTGTCGTATGGGTAGCAAACAGAGAGAAACCCCTCAAGGATTCTTCTGGGGTACTTACTATATCAGAGGACGGCAATCTTGTAGTATTAGATGGACAAAAGGAGATTCTTTGGTCATCAAATGTTACAAACTGTGTTGCCAATTCAAATTTCCACCTTTCGGATTCAGGGAACCTCGTCTTGCGAGAAAACACTAGAGGGAAAATCATATGGGAGAGTTTCCAACATCCCTCTAATACATTCTTGCCAAAGATGAAACTTAGTATCAATTTAAGGACAAATCAAACAGTACCGTATACATCATGGAAAAGCCCTTCTGATCCATCCATTGGAAGTTTCTCTGTAGGCATGGCTCCAGGGAGCATTCCTGAAGCTTTCATATGGAAAGATGGTCGTCCATACTGGCGGAGTGGTCCATGGAATGGTCAGATCTTTATTGGTGAACCTGACTGGAATGCAGAATATCATAATGGATTTAATCTAGTAGATGACAAAGAAGGTACGGTTTATGCAACTTTTGATTATGCAAATGTGTTGCCTCTATCAAAATTTGTGTTGAATTCACAAGGAAATCTAGTGCAGACATATTGGGATGATAGCAAGGAGGATTGGAAGGTTGTGGGGTTAGCACCAAAAGATGAGTGTGATGTTTATGGCACTTGTGGTGCATTTGGAAGCTGTGATTCGCAGAGGAAACCAATCTGTAGCTGTATTAGAGGGTTTGAGCCAAAGATTATTGAGGAATGGAACAGAGGAAATTGGACAAGTGGGTGTATTAGGAGGGCAGCATTGCAGTGTCAAAGGGTGAATAATAGTggtgaagaaggaaaagcagATGGGTTCTTGAAACTGAAGATGTTCAAAGTGCCAGACTTTATGGAGAGGTCATATGGGGCTAAAGAGAGTTGTCGAAAGCAGTGCTTGGAGAACTGTGCTTGTGTAGCTTATGCACATGATGCTGGAATTGGTTGTATGTCATGGAGTGGAAACTTAATTGACCTAAGGAAATTCTCCATTCGTGGATCAGATATATATATTCGTCTGGCCTATTCCGAATTCA ACAAAGAGAGATATTTGAAAGTAATCATCAGAATTACACTGATTATTGGAGTGATTGCCATTTCCAGCACGGCATGCTACTTATGGAGGTGGACTGCTAAAAAACCAG caagaaaaattaaaagcagGAAGAGCTTGCTGCTTGACTACTTGAACGATGTTAAACTCAATGAGCTGACAGTTTTCAGTTTGAAAGAAGTGGCAACTGCAACAAACAACTTTCACGTATCTAATATGCTTGGGAGAGGTGGCTTTGGTTCAGTCTATAAG GGAAAATTGCATGATGGACAGGAAATAGCAGTGAAAAGACTGTCAACATCCTCTCGACAAGGGCTTGAAGAATTTCTGAATGAGGTGGTGGTGATTTCTAAACTCCAACATCGAAATCTTGTTAGACTTATTGGCTATTGCACTGAGGGAGAAGAAAAGGTGTTGATCTATGAGTACATGCCAAACAAAAGTTTGGACGTAATTGTTTTTG ATCCACTCAACCAAAGACTCCTTGATTGGAAAAAGCGCTTCAACATTATTGAAGGAATTGGTCGAGGTCTGCTATACCTTCATAGGGATTCTAGAATGAAGATTATTCATAGAGATCTAAAG GCATGGAAATTGTGGAATGATGGCAATAGTATGGCTTTGATCGAACCAGCAATATGGGATCCTTGCTTTCGAATGGAGATGTTGAGATGCATACATGTGGGATTGCTATGTGTACAAGAAACGGCAAGAGATAGGCCTACTATCTCTACTGTTATTTCGATGCTTAATAGTGATATCATGGATCTTCCCTTTCCTAAGCAACCTGCATTCACCGAAAGGCAAATTGCTTCAAATTGTGAGCCTGCTCAACAAGGCCAAATAAGAATCTCCACTTGCAATGTCACTCTTACGACGATTTATGGCAGATAA
- the LOC115991638 gene encoding G-type lectin S-receptor-like serine/threonine-protein kinase SD1-13 isoform X1 — MELLSKINFLSVFCCLCLNLGVARDTIISPQSIRDPDYIISNGSAFKLGFFSPVNSTNRYLGIWYNRISVFTVVWVANREKPLKDSSGVLTISEDGNLVVLDGQKEILWSSNVTNCVANSNFHLSDSGNLVLRENTRGKIIWESFQHPSNTFLPKMKLSINLRTNQTVPYTSWKSPSDPSIGSFSVGMAPGSIPEAFIWKDGRPYWRSGPWNGQIFIGEPDWNAEYHNGFNLVDDKEGTVYATFDYANVLPLSKFVLNSQGNLVQTYWDDSKEDWKVVGLAPKDECDVYGTCGAFGSCDSQRKPICSCIRGFEPKIIEEWNRGNWTSGCIRRAALQCQRVNNSGEEGKADGFLKLKMFKVPDFMERSYGAKESCRKQCLENCACVAYAHDAGIGCMSWSGNLIDLRKFSIRGSDIYIRLAYSEFNKERYLKVIIRITLIIGVIAISSTACYLWRWTAKKPARKIKSRKSLLLDYLNDVKLNELTVFSLKEVATATNNFHVSNMLGRGGFGSVYKGKLHDGQEIAVKRLSTSSRQGLEEFLNEVVVISKLQHRNLVRLIGYCTEGEEKVLIYEYMPNKSLDVIVFDPLNQRLLDWKKRFNIIEGIGRGLLYLHRDSRMKIIHRDLKASNILLDEDLNPKIADFGIARIFDGIENQANTKRVIGTYGYMSPEYAMQGLFSVKSDVFSFGVLILEIVSGRKNTSFYNDEQYYLSLVGFAWKLWNDGNSMALIEPAIWDPCFRMEMLRCIHVGLLCVQETARDRPTISTVISMLNSDIMDLPFPKQPAFTERQIASNCEPAQQGQIRISTCNVTLTTIYGR, encoded by the exons ATGGAACTACTTAGCAAGATAAACTTTTTGTCTGTCTTTTGTTGCCTTTGTTTAAACTTAGGCGTTGCTAGAGACACCATTATATCTCCACAATCCATCAGAGACCCAGACTACATAATCTCCAATGGGAGTGCTTTCAAACTGGGATTCTTTAGCCCAGTAAATTCTACTAATCGCTACCTTGGAATATGGTATAATAGAATATCTGTATTCACTGTCGTATGGGTAGCAAACAGAGAGAAACCCCTCAAGGATTCTTCTGGGGTACTTACTATATCAGAGGACGGCAATCTTGTAGTATTAGATGGACAAAAGGAGATTCTTTGGTCATCAAATGTTACAAACTGTGTTGCCAATTCAAATTTCCACCTTTCGGATTCAGGGAACCTCGTCTTGCGAGAAAACACTAGAGGGAAAATCATATGGGAGAGTTTCCAACATCCCTCTAATACATTCTTGCCAAAGATGAAACTTAGTATCAATTTAAGGACAAATCAAACAGTACCGTATACATCATGGAAAAGCCCTTCTGATCCATCCATTGGAAGTTTCTCTGTAGGCATGGCTCCAGGGAGCATTCCTGAAGCTTTCATATGGAAAGATGGTCGTCCATACTGGCGGAGTGGTCCATGGAATGGTCAGATCTTTATTGGTGAACCTGACTGGAATGCAGAATATCATAATGGATTTAATCTAGTAGATGACAAAGAAGGTACGGTTTATGCAACTTTTGATTATGCAAATGTGTTGCCTCTATCAAAATTTGTGTTGAATTCACAAGGAAATCTAGTGCAGACATATTGGGATGATAGCAAGGAGGATTGGAAGGTTGTGGGGTTAGCACCAAAAGATGAGTGTGATGTTTATGGCACTTGTGGTGCATTTGGAAGCTGTGATTCGCAGAGGAAACCAATCTGTAGCTGTATTAGAGGGTTTGAGCCAAAGATTATTGAGGAATGGAACAGAGGAAATTGGACAAGTGGGTGTATTAGGAGGGCAGCATTGCAGTGTCAAAGGGTGAATAATAGTggtgaagaaggaaaagcagATGGGTTCTTGAAACTGAAGATGTTCAAAGTGCCAGACTTTATGGAGAGGTCATATGGGGCTAAAGAGAGTTGTCGAAAGCAGTGCTTGGAGAACTGTGCTTGTGTAGCTTATGCACATGATGCTGGAATTGGTTGTATGTCATGGAGTGGAAACTTAATTGACCTAAGGAAATTCTCCATTCGTGGATCAGATATATATATTCGTCTGGCCTATTCCGAATTCA ACAAAGAGAGATATTTGAAAGTAATCATCAGAATTACACTGATTATTGGAGTGATTGCCATTTCCAGCACGGCATGCTACTTATGGAGGTGGACTGCTAAAAAACCAG caagaaaaattaaaagcagGAAGAGCTTGCTGCTTGACTACTTGAACGATGTTAAACTCAATGAGCTGACAGTTTTCAGTTTGAAAGAAGTGGCAACTGCAACAAACAACTTTCACGTATCTAATATGCTTGGGAGAGGTGGCTTTGGTTCAGTCTATAAG GGAAAATTGCATGATGGACAGGAAATAGCAGTGAAAAGACTGTCAACATCCTCTCGACAAGGGCTTGAAGAATTTCTGAATGAGGTGGTGGTGATTTCTAAACTCCAACATCGAAATCTTGTTAGACTTATTGGCTATTGCACTGAGGGAGAAGAAAAGGTGTTGATCTATGAGTACATGCCAAACAAAAGTTTGGACGTAATTGTTTTTG ATCCACTCAACCAAAGACTCCTTGATTGGAAAAAGCGCTTCAACATTATTGAAGGAATTGGTCGAGGTCTGCTATACCTTCATAGGGATTCTAGAATGAAGATTATTCATAGAGATCTAAAGGCAAGTAATATCTTGTTAGATGAAGACTTGAATCCAAAAATAGCGGATTTTGGAATTGCTAGAATTTTCGATGGCATTGAAAATCAAGCTAATACTAAAAGGGTTATTGGGACATA CGGATATATGTCTCCTGAATATGCAATGCAAGGACTTTTTTCAGTGAAATCagatgtttttagttttggtgTGTTGATACTAGAGATTGTTAGTGGGAGAAAAAACACTAGCTTTTACAATGATGAACAGTACTACTTGAGCCTTGTAGGATTT GCATGGAAATTGTGGAATGATGGCAATAGTATGGCTTTGATCGAACCAGCAATATGGGATCCTTGCTTTCGAATGGAGATGTTGAGATGCATACATGTGGGATTGCTATGTGTACAAGAAACGGCAAGAGATAGGCCTACTATCTCTACTGTTATTTCGATGCTTAATAGTGATATCATGGATCTTCCCTTTCCTAAGCAACCTGCATTCACCGAAAGGCAAATTGCTTCAAATTGTGAGCCTGCTCAACAAGGCCAAATAAGAATCTCCACTTGCAATGTCACTCTTACGACGATTTATGGCAGATAA